A genome region from Microbacterium profundi includes the following:
- a CDS encoding RES domain-containing protein — MDDADRVAGCREGSCTRSGHPRRRRHHVSPSNAKVPATPPAPLTLDASEHLRSFDGILWRVFATRGAHPQAWDELRHFGPIRTMRFDPHPEPQQHHADYGVMYAAAGSTTALGEVFQKSRLINRRVRGNTLAAWRPTRELQLLDLTSNWPVINGTTSSIQMGPKRYTRNWANAIHDQLGSSIDGLYHVSSIDFGPMVTLFSPAEDSFPQLPLVHTRLDASSANVYLAKAVKRLGYRVKK; from the coding sequence ATGGATGACGCCGATCGAGTGGCTGGCTGCCGCGAAGGATCCTGCACCCGTAGTGGACATCCTCGAAGACGCCGACATCACGTGAGCCCGTCGAACGCGAAAGTCCCCGCAACACCCCCGGCGCCGCTCACACTCGACGCTAGCGAGCACCTGAGATCATTCGATGGGATCCTCTGGAGGGTCTTCGCTACAAGAGGTGCTCACCCACAGGCGTGGGATGAGCTGCGGCACTTCGGGCCGATCAGAACCATGCGCTTTGACCCGCATCCCGAGCCCCAGCAGCATCATGCCGATTATGGCGTGATGTACGCAGCTGCTGGATCTACGACAGCTCTCGGCGAGGTTTTTCAGAAGAGCCGATTAATCAATCGGCGCGTTCGTGGAAACACCCTCGCGGCTTGGCGGCCGACGCGTGAGCTTCAGTTGCTGGACCTCACCAGCAACTGGCCCGTGATCAACGGCACGACCTCTTCGATCCAGATGGGGCCGAAGCGATACACACGGAACTGGGCGAATGCGATCCATGACCAACTTGGGTCGAGCATCGACGGGCTCTACCACGTGTCATCGATCGACTTCGGCCCGATGGTGACGCTGTTCTCGCCCGCCGAGGACTCGTTCCCGCAGCTGCCGTTGGTGCACACCCGACTGGACGCCTCCAGTGCGAACGTGTACCTCGCGAAAGCCGTGAAAAGACTCGGCTACCGCGTCAAGAAGTAG